One segment of Triticum aestivum cultivar Chinese Spring chromosome 2A, IWGSC CS RefSeq v2.1, whole genome shotgun sequence DNA contains the following:
- the LOC123188268 gene encoding uncharacterized protein, with amino-acid sequence MGGSLDERSSCSSSKRRRRNNDHAERLPRKQHLYLAVDDWEGGYSIHKLDADDILEDTQGGGGEHKLLEHAAIRIKTPMCGRMEFTAVGTNILVDTNPHNRGDHAPPAVIYDTETAALTVGPRFPRGIDPLATSIAVGKTIYVLTTADLPHLPCLQALSWRRVAADNIWDPYMDWSWNKVQSQPPFNGVDIVGYALHPDGRTIFMSTRKQGTHSLDTSNGVWTGLGDDWVLPFKGQAFFDAELNAWVGTDRKGAGYVCCCQVASRSATTKWPLECRVLKEKLFRRNNEEHYMEGGRHKDVTLTYMGDSRFCLVENIVSSKEAIDTVLHVTLFGLKYDHMGELQTKGRRGTRSYAVSKNTRHFSHATFWM; translated from the coding sequence ATGGGCGGCAGTTTGGATGAGAGGTCCTCGTGCTCGTCGTCTAAGCGGCGGCGACGGAATAATGATCATGCCGAGAGGCTGCCGCGGAAGCAGCACCTTTATCTGGCGGTGGATGACTGGGAGGGCGGGTACAGCATCCACAAGCTTGACGCCGACGACATCTTGGAGGATACACAAGGAGGCGGAGGAGAGCACAAGCTTCTGGAGCACGCTGCCATCCGGATAAAGACGCCGATGTGTGGCcgtatggagttcaccgccgtgggcACCAACATCTTGGTCGACACCAACCCGCATAACCGCGGCGACCACGCTCCCCCAGCCGTCATCTACGACACGGAGACCGCAGCCCTCACCGTGGGCCCGCGTTTTCCACGTGGGATTGATCCCCTAGCGACTAGCATAGCTGTCGGCAAAACGATATATGTCTTGACAACCGCAGACTTGCCTCATCTCCCATGTTTGCAAGCCTTGTCGTGGCGCAGAGTCGCCGCAGACAACATATGGGATCCATACATGGATTGGTCCTGGAACAAAGTGCAGTCACAGCCACCCTTCAACGGAGTAGACATCGTCGGCTACGCGTTGCACCCGGACGGACGTACCATCTTCATGTCTACAAGGAAGCAGGGAACCCACTCCTTGGACACGAGCAACGGCGTGTGGACAGGCCTTGGGGACGACTGGGTTTTGCCCTTCAAAGGCCAAGCCTTCTTCGACGCAGAGCTAAATGCATGGGTTGGGACGGATCGCAAGGGCGCTGGATATGTTTGCTGCTGTCAGGTTGCCTCACGCAGCGCCACCACCAAATGGCCGTTGGAATGCAGGGTGCTCAAGGAGAAGCTGTTTCGCCGCAACAACGAGGAGCATTACATGGAGGGTGGCCGGCACAAGGATGTCACTCTTACCTACATGGGCGATAGCAGGTTTTGCCTCGTCGAGAACATCGTATCCAGCAAGGAAGCCATCGACACTGTGCTCCATGTCACCTTGTTTGGCCTCAAGTATGACCACATGGGAGAGCTCCAAACTAAGGGTCGCCGTGGCACTAGGTCCTATGCAGTGTCCAAGAACACTCGTCATTTCTCTCATGCAACATTCTGGATGTAA